A section of the Jaculus jaculus isolate mJacJac1 chromosome 6, mJacJac1.mat.Y.cur, whole genome shotgun sequence genome encodes:
- the Slc39a5 gene encoding zinc transporter ZIP5 isoform X2, producing the protein MGPPMLSLLSGVVVLGLVGCSDPNLGPAEQEQNHYLAQLFGLYGENGTLTAGGLARLLHSLGLGRVQGLRLGHQGPPTGRATPPENFTLRPPDPELNVDVWAGMPLGPSGWGDLEESKAPNLPRGPAPSGLDLFHRLLLLDHSLADHLNEDCLNGSQLLVNFGLSPAAPLTPRQFSLLCPALLYQIDSRVCIQAPAPAPPGDVLSAMLHSALAVLLLSLPAPLSLLLLRLLGPHLLRPLLGFLGALAVGTLCGDALLHLLPHAQGGQHTGPSQQPEDLSPGLSVLGGLFLLFVLENMLGFLRHRGPRPRCCRCKRDLGAPNPDPEDGSEMVLRPLQATPEPGAQGQREQNTQSPPAPAPPGHQGHSHGHQGGSGTSITWMVLLGDGLHNLTDGLAIGAAFSDGFSSGLSTTLAVFCHELPHELGRNDTSWVTSQCCSKQGCPFGD; encoded by the exons ATGGGCCCCCCGATGCTGTCTCTCCTGAGTGGGGTGGTAGTCTTGGGCTTGGTAGGGTGCTCAGACCCCAACCTGGGGCCAGCTGAGCAGGAACAGAACCACTACCTAGCCCAGCTGTTCGGCCTGTACGGAGAGAATGGAACGCTGACTGCAGGGGGCCTGGCTCGGCTTCTGCACAGCCTGGGGCTGGGCCGAGTTCAGGGCCTTCGCCTGGGACACCAAGGGCCTCCAACTGGGAGGGCTACACCCCCAGAGAACTTCACACTCAG GCCACCGGACCCAGAGTTGAATGTGGACGTGTGGGCAGGGATGCCCCTGGGTCCTTCAGGGTGGGGTGACCTGGAGGAGTCCAAGGCCCCCAACCTGCCCCGTGGGCCAGCACCCTCGGGCCTGGACCTCTTTCACAGGCTTCTGCTGCTGGACCATTCACTGGCTGACCATTTGAATGAGGAT TGTCTGAATGGTTCCCAGCTACTGGTCAATTTTGGCTTGAGCCCTGCCGCTCCTCTGACCCCTCGTCAGTTTTCTCTGCTGTGCCCAGCACTGCTTTACCAGATTGACAGCCGTGTTTGCATccaggccccagccccagcccctccaGGGGATGTACTATCTG CCATGCTCCACAGCGCCCTGGCAGTCCTGTTGCTCAGCCTCCCTGCTCCCCTTTCCCTGCTGCTGCTGAGGCTTCTGGGACCTCATCTATTGCGACCCCTCCTGGGCTTCCTGGGGGCTCTGGCAGTTGGTACCCTTTGTGGGGATGCGCTGCTCCACCTGCTACCGCAT GCACAAGGAGGACAGCACACAGGACCTAGTCAGCAAccagaggacctgagtccaggGCTGTCGGTGCTGGGCGGACTCTTCCTGCTCTTCGTGCTGGAGAACATGCTAGGGTTTCTGCGGCACAGAGGGCCCAGGCCA AGATGCTGCAGGTGCAAAAGGGATCTCGGAGCACCGAACCCGGACCCAGAGGACGGCAGTGAGATGGTCCTGCGGCCCCTGCAGGCAACGCCAG AGCCAGGGGCTCAGGGCCAGAGGGAGCAGAACACCCAGTCCCCACCAGCTCCAGCCCCTCCTGGGCACCAAGGCCACAGTCATGGACACCAGGGTGGCAGTGGAACCAGTATCACATGGATGGTGCTCCTGGGAGATGGCCTGCACAACCTCACTGATGGGCTGGCCATAG GTGCTGCCTTCTCTGACGGCTTCTCCAGTGGCCTCAGCACCACACTAGCAGTCTTCTGCCATGAGCTACCCCATGAACTGGGTAGGAATGACACAAGTTGG GTGACTTCGCAATGCTGCTCCAAGCAGGGCTGTCCTTTCGGAGACTGA
- the Slc39a5 gene encoding zinc transporter ZIP5 isoform X1 has translation MGPPMLSLLSGVVVLGLVGCSDPNLGPAEQEQNHYLAQLFGLYGENGTLTAGGLARLLHSLGLGRVQGLRLGHQGPPTGRATPPENFTLRPPDPELNVDVWAGMPLGPSGWGDLEESKAPNLPRGPAPSGLDLFHRLLLLDHSLADHLNEDCLNGSQLLVNFGLSPAAPLTPRQFSLLCPALLYQIDSRVCIQAPAPAPPGDVLSAMLHSALAVLLLSLPAPLSLLLLRLLGPHLLRPLLGFLGALAVGTLCGDALLHLLPHAQGGQHTGPSQQPEDLSPGLSVLGGLFLLFVLENMLGFLRHRGPRPRCCRCKRDLGAPNPDPEDGSEMVLRPLQATPEPGAQGQREQNTQSPPAPAPPGHQGHSHGHQGGSGTSITWMVLLGDGLHNLTDGLAIGAAFSDGFSSGLSTTLAVFCHELPHELGDFAMLLQAGLSFRRLILLSLVSGALGLAGAALGVGLSLGPVPLTPWVFGVTAGVFLYVALVDMLPALLRPPEPLPWLHVLLQGLGLLLGGSLMLTIALLEEQLLPVVSDG, from the exons ATGGGCCCCCCGATGCTGTCTCTCCTGAGTGGGGTGGTAGTCTTGGGCTTGGTAGGGTGCTCAGACCCCAACCTGGGGCCAGCTGAGCAGGAACAGAACCACTACCTAGCCCAGCTGTTCGGCCTGTACGGAGAGAATGGAACGCTGACTGCAGGGGGCCTGGCTCGGCTTCTGCACAGCCTGGGGCTGGGCCGAGTTCAGGGCCTTCGCCTGGGACACCAAGGGCCTCCAACTGGGAGGGCTACACCCCCAGAGAACTTCACACTCAG GCCACCGGACCCAGAGTTGAATGTGGACGTGTGGGCAGGGATGCCCCTGGGTCCTTCAGGGTGGGGTGACCTGGAGGAGTCCAAGGCCCCCAACCTGCCCCGTGGGCCAGCACCCTCGGGCCTGGACCTCTTTCACAGGCTTCTGCTGCTGGACCATTCACTGGCTGACCATTTGAATGAGGAT TGTCTGAATGGTTCCCAGCTACTGGTCAATTTTGGCTTGAGCCCTGCCGCTCCTCTGACCCCTCGTCAGTTTTCTCTGCTGTGCCCAGCACTGCTTTACCAGATTGACAGCCGTGTTTGCATccaggccccagccccagcccctccaGGGGATGTACTATCTG CCATGCTCCACAGCGCCCTGGCAGTCCTGTTGCTCAGCCTCCCTGCTCCCCTTTCCCTGCTGCTGCTGAGGCTTCTGGGACCTCATCTATTGCGACCCCTCCTGGGCTTCCTGGGGGCTCTGGCAGTTGGTACCCTTTGTGGGGATGCGCTGCTCCACCTGCTACCGCAT GCACAAGGAGGACAGCACACAGGACCTAGTCAGCAAccagaggacctgagtccaggGCTGTCGGTGCTGGGCGGACTCTTCCTGCTCTTCGTGCTGGAGAACATGCTAGGGTTTCTGCGGCACAGAGGGCCCAGGCCA AGATGCTGCAGGTGCAAAAGGGATCTCGGAGCACCGAACCCGGACCCAGAGGACGGCAGTGAGATGGTCCTGCGGCCCCTGCAGGCAACGCCAG AGCCAGGGGCTCAGGGCCAGAGGGAGCAGAACACCCAGTCCCCACCAGCTCCAGCCCCTCCTGGGCACCAAGGCCACAGTCATGGACACCAGGGTGGCAGTGGAACCAGTATCACATGGATGGTGCTCCTGGGAGATGGCCTGCACAACCTCACTGATGGGCTGGCCATAG GTGCTGCCTTCTCTGACGGCTTCTCCAGTGGCCTCAGCACCACACTAGCAGTCTTCTGCCATGAGCTACCCCATGAACTGG GTGACTTCGCAATGCTGCTCCAAGCAGGGCTGTCCTTTCGGAGACTGATTCTCCTGAGCCTCGTGTCTGGAGCTCTGGGACTTGCGGGGGCAGCCCTGGGGGTAGGGCTCAGCTTGGGCCCTGTCCCCCTCACTCCCTGGGTATTTGGAGTCACCGCTGGGGTCTTCCTCTATGTGGCCCTTGTGGACATG cttccagccctgCTGCGTCCTCCTGAGCCCCTGCCTTGGCTCCACGTGCTTCTGCAGGGGCTGGGGCTGCTTCTGGGGGGCAGCCTTATGCTTACTAtagccctgctggaggagcagCTATTGCCCGTGGTTTCTGATGGCTGA